One genomic window of Brienomyrus brachyistius isolate T26 chromosome 16, BBRACH_0.4, whole genome shotgun sequence includes the following:
- the LOC125710164 gene encoding carboxy-terminal domain RNA polymerase II polypeptide A small phosphatase 1-like has translation MDHTSSSVITQVSRDEEVNTPLREKGAPAHVTSSTKKPRSRGIFHSLFCCLCTDDADQLPVNNNAPVLVEENGTVSKVPAKPLLPQIKSKDVGKICVVIDLDETLVHSSFKPVNNADFIIPVEIDGTVHQVYVLKRPHVDEFLKRMGELFECVLFTASLAKYADPVSDLLDKWGAFQCRLFRESCVFHRGNYVKDLSRLGRDLNKVIIVDNSPASYIFHPDNAVPVASWFDDMSDTELLDLIPFFERLSKVDDVYTVLKQQRTIS, from the exons GTGCCCCAGCACATGTGACCTCCAGCACCAAGAAACCTCGGAGTCGGGGCATTTTCCATAGTCTGTTCTGCTGTCTCTGTACTGACGATGCAGACCAGCTCCCTGTCAATAACAATGCCCCCGTCCTCGTGGAGGAGAATGGAACGGTCTCAAAG GTCCCAGCAAAGCCATTGCTGCCTCAGATAAAGTCTAAAGATGTGGGGAAAATCTGTGTGGTCATTGACCTGGATGAAACACTAGTGCACAGTTCATTCAAG CCAGTGAACAATGCTGATTTTATCATTCCAGTGGAAATTGATGGAACTGTTCATCAG GTGTATGTCCTGAAACGGCCCCACGTTGACGAGTTTCTTAAACGAATGGGAGAATTGTTTGAATGTGTGCTGTTCACTGCAAGTCTAGCTAAG TATGCAGACCCCGTGTCCGATCTGTTGGATAAATGGGGAGCCTTTCAGTGCCGGCTCTTCCGGGAGTCGTGTGTCTTTCACCGCGGAAACTACGTCAAGGATCTCAGCCGCTTAGGCAGGGACCTCAACAAAGTCATCATTGTGGACAACTCTCCAGCCTCCTACATCTTCCACCCAGACAATGCT GTACCTGTAGCGTCCTGGTTCGATGACATGTCCGACACAGAGCTGCTTGACCTAATCCCGTTCTTCGAGAGACTGAGTAAAGTGGACGACGTGTACACAGTTCTTAAGCAGCAGAGGACTATAAGTTAA